The following are from one region of the Erwinia sp. SLM-02 genome:
- a CDS encoding LacI family DNA-binding transcriptional regulator, with translation MKNKVREKQQQKATASDVAELVGVSKWTVLRAFKNGASISPKVREQVLEAANRLGFRPNLLARGLKQRKTNIIGVVTDEFNNPHTLKMLSEVSHQLNERGYMMLLLNTDSQENYRSVLEMAGQLQVDGLLFLATILSDELILTAESIHQVPSVHVCRNTDTADVEVVNIDGFAAGGEIGQLLLDQGYQRYGYMEGRNTETTHLLRMEGYQSVLQAAGKKLDILLKCNHYDREIAYRAMSDYLRVTPAESRIDALFCENDVLAFGAMQAIRDYDAELHIGVAGFDDVEEARTTTWNLTTWAQRSDLQIAEALNRLLGAEADEQGPWRYGELRIRQSHLNPAADPHQ, from the coding sequence ATGAAAAACAAAGTGAGAGAGAAGCAGCAGCAGAAAGCGACCGCCAGCGACGTTGCCGAACTGGTTGGCGTATCAAAATGGACGGTCCTGCGCGCCTTTAAAAACGGCGCATCAATCTCACCGAAAGTGCGGGAACAGGTACTGGAAGCCGCTAACCGGCTGGGATTCCGCCCTAACCTGCTGGCCAGAGGCCTGAAACAGCGTAAAACCAACATTATCGGCGTGGTCACCGATGAGTTTAATAACCCGCACACTCTGAAAATGCTCAGCGAAGTCAGCCATCAGCTGAACGAGCGCGGCTATATGATGCTGCTCCTGAACACCGACTCGCAGGAGAACTATCGTTCGGTGCTGGAAATGGCCGGGCAGCTGCAGGTCGATGGCCTGCTATTTCTCGCCACCATCCTCAGCGATGAACTGATCCTCACCGCAGAAAGCATACATCAGGTGCCTTCGGTTCACGTCTGCCGCAACACCGACACGGCGGATGTCGAAGTGGTCAATATTGACGGCTTTGCCGCCGGTGGGGAAATCGGGCAGCTGCTGCTGGATCAGGGCTATCAGCGCTATGGCTATATGGAAGGCCGCAACACGGAAACCACGCATTTACTGCGGATGGAAGGCTATCAGTCGGTGCTGCAGGCGGCGGGGAAAAAGCTGGATATCCTGCTGAAATGTAACCACTACGATCGCGAAATCGCGTATCGCGCCATGAGTGACTATTTACGGGTCACGCCCGCTGAATCGCGGATTGATGCGCTGTTTTGCGAGAACGACGTGCTGGCTTTCGGGGCAATGCAGGCGATTCGCGATTACGATGCCGAACTGCATATTGGCGTCGCCGGCTTTGATGACGTGGAAGAGGCGCGAACTACCACCTGGAATCTGACCACCTGGGCGCAGCGCTCCGACCTGCAAATTGCCGAAGCGCTGAACCGTCTGTTGGGTGCCGAGGCTGACGAACAGGGTCCGTGGCGGTACGGCGAACTGCGTATCCGCCAGTCCCATCTTAACCCTGCCGCCGACCCCCATCAGTGA
- a CDS encoding MFS transporter, whose product MTTPTQSGAFAPLKQGLFAAIWAATILGNTGSFMRDVASSWLVTGLSSNPAAVALMQTAATLPIFLLAIPAGVLSDILDRRRLLIFVQLLLASVSGTLLILSHNNMLTVEYLVALTFVGGIGAALMGPAWQAIVPELVPRPQLKNAVALNSLGINIARAVGPAAGGLLLAALGAWAAYGADVLSYVFVIAALIWWKRPHKAQNELSEHFLGAFRAGIRYVKASRELHRVLLRAAIYFFFASAIWAMLPLVARNLLQGSAGFYGIMLGAVGTGAIVGALIMPALRQRMNVDGLMLFSAVLSALVMVVIALLPVKALALPLMILLGVSWITALTSLNGVAQAVLPDWVRGRGLAVYLMIFNGAMAAGSLVWGLVGQQIGLVPTLIVAAILLLVSALLCLRLKLPAGEADLQPSGHWDAPELSGDVTTDRGPVMIQIEYQVAVEDRPAFLAEIKKLSLTRRRDGAYAWGIAEHSHDSGTLMEWFLVESWHEHLRQHQRVSNADADLQSSVTRFHQGEEKPKVHHFISLH is encoded by the coding sequence ATGACCACCCCTACGCAATCAGGTGCCTTCGCTCCGCTGAAACAGGGGCTGTTTGCCGCCATCTGGGCGGCGACCATCCTCGGCAACACCGGGAGCTTTATGCGCGACGTCGCCAGCTCCTGGCTGGTGACCGGCCTGTCTTCCAACCCGGCCGCCGTCGCGCTGATGCAGACCGCCGCAACCTTACCGATTTTCCTGCTGGCGATCCCTGCCGGGGTGCTGTCGGATATTCTTGACCGCCGCCGCCTGCTGATTTTCGTGCAGCTGCTGCTGGCCAGCGTCAGCGGAACGCTGCTGATTTTGTCGCATAACAATATGCTGACCGTAGAGTATCTGGTGGCGTTAACCTTCGTCGGCGGGATTGGTGCCGCGCTGATGGGGCCAGCCTGGCAGGCGATTGTGCCGGAGCTGGTGCCGCGTCCGCAGCTGAAAAACGCCGTCGCGCTCAACTCGCTGGGGATCAATATTGCCCGTGCGGTGGGGCCGGCTGCCGGTGGTCTGCTGCTGGCGGCACTGGGTGCCTGGGCTGCTTACGGTGCCGATGTACTGAGCTACGTATTTGTTATCGCCGCGCTGATCTGGTGGAAACGCCCGCACAAGGCGCAGAACGAACTGTCCGAGCATTTCCTCGGCGCGTTCCGGGCGGGGATCCGCTATGTGAAGGCCAGCCGCGAACTGCACCGCGTGCTGCTGCGTGCGGCCATCTACTTCTTCTTTGCCAGTGCCATCTGGGCGATGCTGCCGCTGGTGGCGCGTAACCTGCTGCAGGGCAGTGCCGGATTCTACGGCATTATGCTGGGTGCGGTAGGAACCGGCGCCATCGTCGGCGCACTGATTATGCCGGCGCTGCGCCAGCGGATGAACGTTGACGGACTGATGCTGTTTTCTGCCGTGCTCTCTGCGCTGGTGATGGTGGTGATTGCCCTGCTGCCGGTGAAAGCGCTGGCGCTGCCGCTGATGATCCTGCTGGGCGTCAGCTGGATCACCGCGCTGACCTCGCTGAACGGCGTGGCGCAGGCGGTACTGCCGGACTGGGTACGTGGTCGTGGGCTGGCGGTCTACCTGATGATTTTCAACGGAGCGATGGCGGCAGGGAGCCTGGTCTGGGGCCTGGTGGGCCAGCAGATTGGCCTGGTGCCAACGCTTATCGTCGCGGCAATACTGCTGCTGGTTTCCGCGCTGCTGTGTCTGCGTCTGAAACTGCCGGCCGGTGAAGCGGATCTTCAGCCTTCCGGCCACTGGGATGCACCGGAGCTGAGCGGTGACGTGACGACCGATCGCGGCCCGGTGATGATTCAGATTGAGTATCAGGTGGCGGTGGAAGATCGCCCGGCGTTCCTGGCAGAGATTAAGAAGCTGTCGCTGACGCGCCGCCGTGACGGAGCCTACGCCTGGGGAATTGCGGAACACAGCCACGATAGCGGCACGCTGATGGAGTGGTTCCTGGTGGAATCCTGGCACGAGCATCTGCGCCAGCACCAGCGGGTATCAAATGCCGATGCCGATTTACAGAGCAGCGTAACCCGCTTCCATCAGGGGGAAGAGAAACCGAAGGTGCATCACTTTATTTCGCTTCACTGA
- a CDS encoding DoxX family protein, protein MRNALIPALTSRVPFPAVRWLALLALCSAYIQGGLVKLLDFPGAIAEMQHFGLSPAAPMAAAVIALELGASLMILSGRLRWLGALALALFTFSATFMANAFWQVPVADRGMVMNGFFEHLGLAGALVYVACNDLRNSK, encoded by the coding sequence ATGCGTAATGCCCTTATTCCTGCTTTAACGTCTCGCGTGCCGTTCCCGGCCGTTCGCTGGCTGGCGCTGTTAGCCCTCTGTTCTGCCTATATCCAGGGCGGCCTGGTCAAGCTGCTGGATTTCCCCGGCGCGATAGCCGAGATGCAGCATTTTGGTCTGTCGCCTGCGGCTCCGATGGCCGCCGCGGTGATTGCGCTGGAACTGGGGGCATCACTGATGATCCTTAGCGGCCGCCTGCGCTGGCTGGGCGCGCTGGCCCTGGCGCTGTTTACCTTCTCCGCCACCTTTATGGCTAACGCGTTCTGGCAGGTGCCGGTAGCGGATCGCGGCATGGTGATGAACGGATTTTTTGAACACCTCGGGCTGGCGGGTGCGCTGGTGTATGTCGCCTGCAATGATTTGAGGAACAGCAAATGA
- a CDS encoding membrane-bound PQQ-dependent dehydrogenase, glucose/quinate/shikimate family yields MNNSRNIVVTLIGAALLLLGLGLAAGGAYLISLGGSWFYLPAGLAMAASGLGLIRQKGWALYVAWALLIVSLIWAFSEVGTDFWQLVPRTVTFLVVALLVTLSAPTLRKADLGRVISCKLAAGVSAVLAIGIIAIFAGMFRPHPEVEATADKVPVLDEKAADDSGNDWTAYGRNTGGQRFAQFDQINTANVKDLKVAWTYHTGDLAINGAEYQTTPLKVGNTMYVCTPLNKVIALDPVTGKEKWRFDPKIEETAGNKAWKRCRGVAYTELSDAPQDGTQPAIAGNKRIISTTNDGRIFSLDAETGKLDESFGDNGFVNLLNGLGPTAHGSYYLTSAPLAADGVVMVGGKLNDNLTTGEASGVVRGYDSRSGKLLWAWDASRGAKDSTPLPEGETYPIETPNFWGTAAYDAKLGIAYFPTGNQTPDFWTGNRHPYSDEYNDSVVAVELKTGKEVWHFRTANQDQFDYDVSSQPILYDMPGKDGTVTPVLIQLTKRGQVFVLDRRTGKPVVEVEQRKVSTDAMPGMKVAETQPYSAISVGTKALKESDMWGASIFDQLYCRVQFKEMRWEGEFTPLSDKKRTLIYPGYYGGFNWGGGAIDVSTGTLIVNDIRMAQWGQFIKREDADARGLQATTEGEYSEQLGTPWGVERGMFISPLGVPCFKPPFGSMTAIDLATGKTRWQVPMGTIKDAPIHGVAPGLDIPLGMPTMGGPLVTKGGLTFFHGSLDYYVRALDNNTGKELWRGRLPVGGQGAPMTYIGEDGKQYIVVVAGGATRTGTNDNRGDDVIAYALP; encoded by the coding sequence ATGAATAACAGTAGAAATATTGTGGTTACACTCATCGGGGCGGCACTGCTGCTGCTGGGCTTAGGCCTGGCCGCGGGCGGCGCGTACCTGATCTCCCTGGGCGGTTCCTGGTTCTATCTGCCTGCCGGTCTGGCGATGGCCGCCAGCGGTCTGGGCCTGATCCGTCAGAAAGGCTGGGCGCTGTATGTCGCCTGGGCACTGCTGATCGTCAGCCTGATCTGGGCATTCAGCGAAGTCGGTACCGACTTCTGGCAGCTGGTGCCGCGTACGGTCACCTTCCTGGTGGTGGCGCTGCTGGTGACGCTGAGTGCGCCAACCCTGCGTAAAGCCGATCTGGGCCGCGTGATTTCCTGCAAGCTGGCCGCCGGCGTTTCTGCGGTGCTGGCGATCGGTATCATCGCTATCTTTGCCGGTATGTTCCGTCCGCATCCTGAAGTGGAAGCCACCGCCGATAAAGTGCCGGTGCTGGATGAGAAAGCGGCGGATGACAGCGGCAACGACTGGACCGCCTACGGCCGTAATACCGGCGGGCAGCGCTTCGCGCAGTTCGACCAGATCAACACCGCTAACGTGAAAGATCTGAAAGTAGCATGGACCTATCACACCGGCGATCTGGCGATTAACGGTGCTGAATACCAGACCACTCCACTGAAAGTCGGCAACACTATGTACGTCTGTACGCCGCTGAATAAGGTGATTGCGCTGGATCCGGTGACGGGCAAAGAGAAGTGGCGCTTCGATCCGAAAATCGAAGAAACCGCCGGTAACAAAGCCTGGAAACGCTGCCGTGGCGTGGCGTATACCGAGCTGAGCGACGCGCCGCAGGACGGCACCCAGCCGGCGATTGCTGGCAACAAGCGTATTATCAGCACCACCAACGATGGCCGCATCTTCTCGCTGGATGCCGAAACCGGCAAGCTGGATGAGAGCTTCGGCGATAACGGTTTTGTTAACCTGCTGAACGGCCTGGGCCCGACCGCGCACGGCTCTTACTACCTGACCTCAGCCCCGCTGGCTGCCGATGGCGTGGTGATGGTGGGCGGTAAGCTGAACGACAACCTGACCACCGGTGAGGCGTCCGGCGTGGTGCGTGGCTATGATTCACGCAGCGGTAAACTGCTGTGGGCATGGGATGCGTCACGCGGTGCAAAAGACAGCACGCCGCTGCCGGAAGGCGAAACCTATCCGATTGAAACCCCGAACTTCTGGGGCACGGCGGCCTATGATGCGAAGCTGGGCATTGCCTACTTCCCAACCGGCAACCAGACCCCGGACTTCTGGACCGGCAACCGCCATCCTTACTCTGACGAGTACAACGACTCCGTGGTGGCCGTTGAGCTGAAAACCGGTAAAGAAGTGTGGCACTTCCGCACCGCAAACCAGGATCAGTTCGACTACGACGTTTCTTCCCAGCCGATTCTGTACGATATGCCGGGCAAAGACGGCACCGTTACGCCGGTGCTGATCCAGCTGACCAAGCGTGGCCAGGTATTTGTTCTGGACCGCCGTACCGGTAAGCCGGTGGTGGAAGTGGAGCAGCGCAAAGTGTCCACTGACGCAATGCCGGGCATGAAAGTGGCCGAAACCCAGCCGTATTCGGCGATTTCAGTGGGCACCAAGGCGCTGAAAGAGTCCGATATGTGGGGCGCATCAATCTTCGACCAGCTCTACTGCCGCGTGCAGTTTAAAGAGATGCGTTGGGAAGGCGAGTTCACCCCGCTGTCTGATAAAAAACGTACGCTGATCTACCCGGGCTACTACGGTGGCTTTAACTGGGGCGGCGGCGCGATTGACGTTTCTACCGGTACGCTGATCGTTAACGATATCCGCATGGCGCAGTGGGGCCAGTTTATCAAGCGTGAAGATGCCGATGCCCGCGGCCTGCAGGCGACGACCGAAGGGGAATACTCCGAGCAGCTGGGCACCCCGTGGGGCGTTGAGCGCGGCATGTTTATCTCTCCGCTGGGCGTGCCGTGCTTCAAGCCGCCGTTTGGTTCGATGACCGCTATCGATCTGGCGACCGGTAAAACCCGCTGGCAGGTGCCGATGGGCACCATCAAGGATGCGCCAATCCACGGCGTCGCGCCGGGTCTGGATATCCCTCTGGGTATGCCAACCATGGGCGGCCCGCTGGTGACCAAAGGCGGCCTGACCTTCTTCCACGGTTCTCTGGACTACTACGTGCGCGCGCTGGATAACAATACCGGTAAAGAGCTGTGGCGTGGTCGTCTGCCGGTAGGTGGACAGGGTGCGCCGATGACCTACATCGGTGAAGACGGCAAGCAGTACATCGTGGTGGTTGCGGGCGGCGCAACCCGTACCGGGACCAACGACAATCGTGGCGATGACGTAATCGCTTACGCGCTGCCGTAA